Proteins co-encoded in one Aquincola tertiaricarbonis genomic window:
- a CDS encoding carbohydrate kinase family protein, which produces MFVICGEALFDVFAAGDTPTGLMLDARVGGSPFNVAVGLARLGQPVGFFGGVSSGFLGERLMRALKEEGVDTRCTPRSPARTTLSLVGVDAAGVPSYSFYGEGAADRGVTQAALAAIPPEARAFHVGSYATVVEPVAGTQRALIEREHKRSLISYDPNIRLNVEPDLGRWHALLDWMLPRTHLLKVSDEDLGLLFPGVAPATLAAQWLARGVAMVVVTRGGEGAIAWTAAAQAEAAPVKVDVVDTVGAGDTFQAALLTWLAEHDALSPMALRTLPAEQVKAALDFAARAAAITCSRRGADLPRRAELPA; this is translated from the coding sequence ATGTTCGTGATCTGCGGCGAAGCGCTGTTCGATGTATTTGCAGCTGGCGACACCCCCACCGGCCTGATGCTCGATGCGCGCGTCGGCGGGTCGCCTTTCAACGTGGCCGTCGGCCTGGCACGGCTGGGCCAGCCGGTCGGCTTCTTCGGCGGCGTGTCGTCCGGCTTCCTGGGTGAGCGCCTGATGCGCGCGCTGAAGGAAGAAGGCGTGGACACCCGCTGCACCCCGCGCAGCCCGGCGCGCACCACGCTCAGCCTGGTGGGCGTGGACGCGGCCGGCGTGCCGTCCTATTCCTTCTACGGCGAAGGCGCGGCCGACCGCGGCGTGACGCAGGCGGCGCTGGCCGCCATTCCGCCGGAGGCACGGGCCTTCCACGTCGGCTCCTACGCCACCGTGGTGGAGCCGGTGGCCGGCACCCAGCGCGCGCTGATCGAGCGTGAGCACAAGCGCAGCCTGATCAGCTACGACCCCAACATCCGCTTGAACGTGGAGCCCGACCTGGGCCGCTGGCATGCGCTGCTGGACTGGATGCTGCCGCGCACCCACCTGCTCAAGGTCAGCGACGAAGACCTGGGCCTGCTCTTTCCCGGCGTGGCGCCCGCCACCCTGGCCGCGCAATGGCTGGCCCGCGGCGTGGCCATGGTGGTGGTGACGCGCGGCGGCGAAGGCGCGATCGCCTGGACGGCGGCGGCCCAGGCCGAAGCCGCCCCGGTGAAGGTGGACGTGGTGGACACCGTGGGCGCGGGCGACACCTTCCAGGCCGCGCTGCTGACTTGGCTGGCCGAGCACGACGCCCTGAGCCCGATGGCACTGCGCACCCTGCCCGCCGAGCAGGTGAAGGCCGCGCTGGACTTTGCCGCGCGGGCCGCGGCCATCACCTGCTCGCGCCGCGGCGCCGACCTGCCGCGGCGGGCCGAACTACCGGCGTGA
- a CDS encoding biliverdin-producing heme oxygenase codes for MLSTPAVSVSLHARLREATSHAHQQLESLLGLLDSPMSYTRFVAVLMRFHGFHRVWEPALERTLGDAAFTGPRRRLTLIEHDLRALDIDDLDIEALPIVPEAAQLCRTLDGALGSLYVMEGSTLGGRVITRRLLEDADWCPEEGLLYFHPYGDLTGERWRQTLALLDLVPVERHEAVVEGALETFALLLQWLEPAVVASHPRDDDTPSEWGVAL; via the coding sequence ATGCTGTCCACGCCTGCCGTTTCCGTCTCGCTCCACGCCCGGCTGCGCGAGGCCACGTCGCACGCGCACCAGCAGCTCGAATCGCTGCTGGGCCTGCTGGACAGCCCGATGAGCTACACCCGCTTCGTCGCCGTGCTGATGCGCTTCCACGGCTTTCACCGCGTGTGGGAGCCGGCGCTGGAACGCACGCTGGGCGATGCGGCCTTCACCGGGCCGCGGCGCCGGCTCACGCTCATTGAGCACGACCTGCGCGCGCTCGACATCGACGACCTGGACATCGAAGCGCTGCCCATCGTGCCGGAGGCGGCGCAGCTGTGCCGCACGCTGGACGGCGCGCTGGGCTCTCTGTACGTGATGGAAGGCTCCACGCTGGGCGGCCGCGTGATCACCCGCCGCCTGCTGGAGGACGCCGACTGGTGCCCTGAGGAGGGGCTGCTGTACTTCCACCCCTACGGCGACCTCACCGGCGAACGCTGGCGCCAGACGCTGGCGCTGCTGGACCTGGTGCCTGTCGAGCGCCACGAGGCGGTGGTGGAAGGCGCGCTGGAAACCTTCGCGCTGTTGCTGCAATGGCTGGAGCCGGCGGTGGTGGCCAGCCATCCCCGGGACGACGACACGCCCAGCGAGTGGGGGGTGGCGCTGTGA
- a CDS encoding ATP-binding protein: MTPEEQAADACAREPIHIPGTIQPHGALLVVDADDGRVLQASANAAQVLGLPAAPQHSRELDPALPDLLAAVSEGREGALQQPLACGARMLQLSAHATPQGLVLELEPLDLSEMRTLDALYPRLRSFLDHVEGEDDVALLGRYAAQEVRQLTGFDRVMVYRFDEDWHGTVIAEDGNGNLPSYLDLRFPASDIPAQAREMYRRHRLRLIPDARYQPVPVLPAASPVDGQPLDLSGSALRSVSPVHLQYMRNMGTAASMSVSIVIDGELWGLVACHHAQPMRVGAPTRAACDFLGQILALKIGSRERGQEAALRWAAKELEHDLVARMADAGDAPDAALHRLVKSPEAWMRLTRATGAALLRGDAVHTVGHTPPAEQLQALAAWLHQRQDRGELFSTHALPSVYPPAEQFTDSGCGLIAAPISAIHPHYVMWFRPERIHTVQWGGRPEKATAADGSLSPRASFAAWTQEVRGTAQRWSAVEVDAARSFCQAMVTLVLKQAEQRAALSDRLETSNRELEAFSYSVSHDLRAPFRHIVGFAQLLGESEPQLAARSRHYLDTIVESALSAGRLVDDLLNFSQLGRASLETAPVDMAKLVDEVRRSMRIDQGTRQVEWLIGPLPPAWGDASLLRQAWSNLIDNAIKYTRRKDVAVIRVSGEVRAHETVYSVADNGVGFDMAYQGKLFGVFQRLHRVEDFEGSGIGLALTRRIIDRHGGWIAAEGQPDEGATFRFGLPRSSHLKTDHD, translated from the coding sequence GTGACGCCGGAGGAACAAGCCGCCGACGCCTGCGCCCGCGAGCCCATCCACATTCCCGGCACCATCCAGCCGCACGGTGCGCTGCTGGTGGTGGACGCCGACGACGGTCGGGTGCTGCAGGCCAGCGCCAACGCGGCCCAGGTGCTGGGCCTGCCCGCAGCGCCGCAGCACAGCCGCGAGCTGGACCCCGCTTTGCCCGACCTGCTGGCCGCTGTGAGCGAGGGCCGTGAAGGCGCGCTGCAGCAGCCGCTGGCCTGCGGTGCCCGCATGCTGCAGCTCAGCGCCCATGCCACGCCGCAGGGCCTGGTGCTGGAGCTCGAGCCGCTGGACCTGAGCGAGATGCGCACGCTGGATGCGCTGTACCCGCGGCTGCGCAGCTTCCTCGACCATGTGGAGGGCGAGGACGACGTCGCCCTGCTGGGCCGCTATGCCGCGCAGGAGGTGCGCCAGCTCACCGGCTTCGACCGCGTGATGGTGTACCGCTTCGACGAGGACTGGCACGGCACCGTGATCGCCGAGGACGGCAACGGCAACCTGCCCAGCTACCTGGACCTGCGCTTTCCGGCCAGCGACATCCCGGCGCAGGCGCGAGAGATGTACCGCCGCCACCGGCTGCGGCTGATTCCCGATGCGCGCTACCAGCCGGTGCCGGTGCTGCCGGCCGCCAGCCCGGTCGATGGCCAGCCGCTGGACCTGTCCGGCTCGGCGCTGCGCAGCGTCTCGCCGGTGCACCTGCAGTACATGCGCAACATGGGCACGGCGGCCTCGATGTCGGTGTCCATCGTCATCGACGGCGAACTGTGGGGCCTGGTGGCCTGCCACCATGCACAGCCGATGCGGGTGGGTGCCCCCACGCGGGCGGCCTGCGACTTCCTGGGCCAGATCCTGGCATTGAAGATCGGATCGCGCGAGCGGGGCCAGGAAGCCGCGCTGCGCTGGGCCGCCAAGGAGCTGGAGCACGACCTCGTGGCGCGCATGGCCGATGCCGGCGATGCGCCCGACGCGGCGCTGCACCGCCTGGTCAAGAGCCCCGAGGCCTGGATGCGCCTGACCCGCGCCACCGGCGCCGCATTGCTGCGTGGCGACGCGGTGCACACCGTGGGCCACACACCGCCGGCCGAGCAGCTGCAGGCGCTGGCCGCCTGGCTGCACCAGCGGCAGGACCGGGGCGAGCTGTTCTCCACCCATGCGCTGCCCTCGGTGTACCCGCCGGCCGAGCAGTTCACCGACAGTGGCTGCGGCCTCATCGCCGCGCCGATCTCCGCCATCCACCCGCACTACGTGATGTGGTTCCGCCCCGAGCGCATCCACACCGTGCAGTGGGGCGGCCGGCCCGAGAAGGCCACCGCCGCCGACGGCAGCCTGTCGCCCCGCGCCTCCTTCGCGGCCTGGACGCAGGAAGTGCGCGGCACCGCGCAGCGCTGGTCGGCGGTGGAGGTGGATGCGGCCCGCAGCTTCTGCCAGGCCATGGTGACGCTGGTGCTCAAGCAGGCCGAGCAGCGCGCCGCGCTGTCCGACCGGCTGGAAACCAGCAACCGCGAGCTGGAGGCGTTTTCGTACTCGGTGTCGCACGACCTGCGGGCGCCCTTTCGCCACATCGTCGGCTTCGCGCAGCTGTTGGGCGAGAGCGAGCCCCAGCTGGCCGCGCGCTCGCGCCACTACCTGGACACCATCGTCGAATCGGCGCTGTCGGCCGGCCGGCTGGTGGACGACCTGCTGAACTTCTCGCAGCTGGGCCGCGCCAGCCTGGAAACCGCGCCGGTGGACATGGCCAAGCTGGTGGACGAGGTGCGCCGTTCAATGCGCATCGACCAGGGCACGCGCCAGGTCGAGTGGCTGATCGGCCCGCTGCCGCCCGCCTGGGGCGACGCCTCGCTGCTGCGGCAGGCCTGGTCCAACCTGATCGACAACGCGATCAAGTACACCCGCCGCAAGGACGTGGCCGTGATCCGCGTCAGCGGCGAGGTGCGGGCCCACGAGACGGTGTACTCGGTGGCCGACAACGGCGTCGGCTTCGACATGGCCTACCAGGGCAAGCTGTTCGGGGTGTTCCAGCGGCTGCACCGCGTCGAGGACTTCGAGGGCAGCGGCATCGGCCTGGCCCTGACGCGGCGCATCATCGACCGCCACGGCGGCTGGATCGCGGCCGAGGGGCAGCCCGATGAAGGCGCCACCTTCCGCTTCGGCCTGCCGCGCTCATCCCATCTCAAGACGGACCATGACTGA
- a CDS encoding response regulator translates to MTDKPDPAGDAQTHAPLAKTIELLAAASRTTELRPILLVEDSPNDLELALAALERCQLANPIHVARDGVEALDYLYARGAWQGREVGDPAVVLLDLKLPRLDGLEVLERVKKDPLLRAVPIVMLTSSREERDLVRSYELGVNAFVVKPVDFRAFLQAIQELGMFWAVLNQPPPRLSHR, encoded by the coding sequence ATGACTGACAAGCCTGACCCGGCTGGCGACGCGCAGACGCACGCGCCGCTGGCCAAGACCATCGAGCTGCTGGCCGCCGCCAGCCGCACGACCGAACTGCGGCCCATCCTGCTGGTGGAAGACAGCCCCAACGACCTGGAGCTGGCCCTGGCCGCGCTGGAGCGTTGCCAGCTGGCCAACCCCATCCACGTGGCCCGCGACGGCGTGGAAGCGCTGGACTACCTGTATGCACGTGGCGCCTGGCAGGGCCGTGAGGTGGGCGACCCCGCCGTGGTGCTGCTCGACCTGAAGCTGCCGCGCCTGGACGGGCTGGAAGTGCTGGAGCGGGTGAAGAAGGACCCGCTGCTGCGTGCGGTGCCCATCGTGATGCTGACCTCCTCGCGCGAAGAGCGCGACCTGGTGCGCAGCTACGAGCTGGGCGTCAATGCCTTCGTCGTCAAGCCGGTCGACTTCCGCGCCTTCCTGCAGGCCATCCAGGAACTGGGCATGTTCTGGGCCGTGCTCAACCAACCGCCGCCCCGCCTTTCCCACCGATGA